In one window of Gemmatimonadota bacterium DNA:
- the recJ gene encoding single-stranded-DNA-specific exonuclease RecJ yields MNSAFPVPPLRWRVDAPPEPALVASLGEGLGVGPALAALLVRRGLTDPGEARRFLRPELVQLADPLSLAGMAAAVEVIRRAVHDGTGILVHGDYDVDGQCATAVLTRALRAAGARVTPFVPHRLRDGYDLGEAGIEAAVAAGAGLILTCDCGITAVAAVAAARARGLRVVITDHHLPGAELPAAEAIVDPQQPADRSGLTQLCGTGIAFKLVQALVPVLGLPANLPLHFLDLVALATIADIVPLVDENRVLVRHGLRLLRQTRWPGLAALIRVSGLADKDIRAGQVGFMLAPRLNAAGRVGDAADGIRLLLTDDPDEALQLATRLEAMNVQRQGLDQRILEEAIQQVERDRDPDRDTALVLAADGWHPGVVGIVASRVVERYGRPAFLIALDGDVGKGSGRSISRFDLHAALHQCGDLLERFGGHHMAAGLTIRRQHLDAFRERFAGVARATLGADDLGPEQRVDLVLELGAVTPELERLCRYLEPCGMGNPTPVFGARGVRFEGVRKVGGSHLKGTLAAGGGRLAAIGFGWAERAPWAGPGQPPAPVDCAFRLEENEYQGTVSLQARIVALTPARAPQPATPAEPPGRRAAEPSGRRAAEPSI; encoded by the coding sequence TTGAATAGCGCCTTCCCGGTCCCGCCGCTCCGCTGGCGGGTGGACGCGCCGCCGGAGCCGGCGCTGGTGGCCAGCCTGGGCGAGGGGCTGGGCGTGGGCCCCGCACTGGCCGCGCTGCTGGTCCGGCGCGGTCTCACCGATCCCGGGGAGGCCCGGCGGTTCCTGCGGCCCGAGCTCGTGCAGCTCGCCGACCCGCTCAGCCTGGCCGGGATGGCCGCGGCGGTGGAGGTCATCCGCCGCGCCGTGCACGACGGCACCGGCATCCTGGTACACGGCGACTACGACGTGGACGGCCAGTGCGCCACCGCCGTGCTCACCCGCGCCCTCCGGGCCGCGGGGGCCCGGGTCACCCCCTTCGTGCCCCATCGGCTGCGCGACGGCTACGACCTCGGCGAGGCCGGGATCGAGGCCGCCGTCGCCGCGGGCGCCGGCCTGATTCTCACCTGTGACTGCGGCATCACCGCGGTGGCGGCGGTGGCGGCGGCGCGCGCGCGCGGCCTCCGCGTGGTCATCACCGATCACCACCTGCCCGGGGCCGAGCTCCCCGCGGCCGAGGCCATCGTCGACCCGCAGCAGCCGGCCGACCGCTCGGGGCTCACCCAGCTCTGCGGCACCGGCATCGCCTTCAAGCTGGTGCAGGCGCTGGTCCCGGTCCTCGGCCTCCCGGCCAACCTGCCGCTGCACTTCCTCGACCTCGTGGCGCTGGCCACGATCGCCGACATCGTGCCGCTGGTGGACGAGAACCGCGTGCTGGTGCGGCACGGCCTCCGGTTGCTCCGGCAGACCCGGTGGCCCGGGCTCGCGGCCCTCATCCGCGTGAGCGGCCTGGCCGACAAGGACATCCGCGCGGGGCAGGTCGGCTTCATGCTGGCGCCGCGCCTCAACGCCGCCGGCCGGGTGGGCGACGCCGCCGACGGCATCCGCCTCCTGCTCACCGACGATCCGGACGAGGCGCTGCAGCTCGCCACCCGGCTCGAGGCGATGAACGTGCAGCGCCAGGGGCTCGACCAGCGGATCCTCGAGGAGGCCATCCAGCAGGTGGAGCGGGACCGCGATCCCGACCGCGACACCGCCCTGGTGCTCGCCGCGGACGGCTGGCACCCCGGCGTGGTCGGGATCGTCGCGTCGCGAGTCGTCGAGCGCTACGGCCGGCCGGCGTTCCTGATCGCCCTCGACGGCGACGTCGGGAAGGGCAGCGGGCGCAGCATCTCGCGCTTCGACCTGCATGCCGCGCTGCACCAGTGCGGCGACCTGCTGGAGCGCTTCGGCGGGCACCACATGGCCGCCGGGCTCACCATCCGCCGGCAGCACCTCGATGCCTTCCGCGAGCGCTTTGCCGGCGTGGCCCGCGCCACCCTCGGCGCGGACGACCTCGGCCCCGAGCAGCGGGTGGACCTGGTGCTCGAGCTCGGCGCGGTGACCCCGGAGCTGGAGCGGCTCTGCCGCTACCTCGAGCCCTGCGGCATGGGCAACCCCACCCCCGTCTTCGGGGCCCGCGGCGTGCGCTTCGAGGGGGTGCGCAAGGTCGGGGGGAGCCACCTCAAGGGGACGCTGGCGGCCGGAGGTGGGCGGCTGGCGGCGATCGGCTTCGGCTGGGCAGAACGCGCCCCCTGGGCCGGGCCAGGGCAGCCGCCGGCGCCTGTGGACTGCGCCTTCCGCCTCGAGGAGAACGAGTACCAGGGCACCGTCTCGCTCCAGGCCCGGATCGTGGCGCTCACCCCGGCGCGAGCCCCCCAGCCAGCCACGCCGGCCGAGCCGCCGGGCCGCCGAGCGGCCGAGCCATCGGGCCGCCGAGCCGCCGAGCCGTCGATTTGA
- the rlmJ gene encoding 23S rRNA (adenine(2030)-N(6))-methyltransferase RlmJ, with protein MRIVGGEFRGRRLAVPADPRVRPTADRVREAWMSILQEALPGAGVLDLYAGSGALGLEALSRGAGRVDFVELNPPSLAALRANIEALGVEGRVTVHRGDALRFADRLAPGAYDLALADPPYTRDDAGQLVALFRRTPFARILAVEHPAKTAVPGDDTRRYGDTAITFCYAP; from the coding sequence TTGAGGATCGTCGGGGGTGAATTCCGCGGCCGCCGGCTCGCGGTCCCCGCCGACCCGCGGGTGCGGCCCACCGCCGACCGGGTGCGCGAGGCGTGGATGAGCATCCTGCAGGAGGCGCTGCCCGGCGCGGGAGTGCTCGACCTCTACGCCGGCAGCGGCGCGCTCGGGCTCGAGGCGCTCTCGCGCGGCGCCGGCCGGGTGGACTTCGTGGAGCTGAATCCCCCGTCGCTGGCCGCGCTCCGGGCCAACATCGAGGCGCTGGGCGTCGAGGGCCGGGTGACGGTGCACCGTGGCGACGCGCTGCGCTTCGCCGACCGGCTGGCGCCGGGCGCCTACGACCTGGCCCTCGCCGACCCGCCCTACACCCGGGACGACGCCGGGCAGCTGGTTGCCCTCTTCCGCCGGACGCCGTTTGCGCGCATTCTGGCGGTGGAGCATCCCGCGAAGACGGCGGTGCCGGGCGACGACACCCGTCGCTACGGCGATACGGCCATCACCTTCTGCTACGCGCCATGA
- the coaD gene encoding pantetheine-phosphate adenylyltransferase, with protein sequence MTRIAVYPGSFDPPTRGHTDLVTRSLALADQVIVAIARNSTKQPLFSVEERLDMLRAVVGEEPRVSFATFEGLLVDFARDAGATLIIRGLRAVSDFEYEFQMAMMNRHLLPGLETVFLVPPEDATYLSSSLVREVARYGGDVSTLVHPVVDAALRRRFSR encoded by the coding sequence ATGACCCGAATCGCCGTCTATCCCGGCTCCTTCGATCCGCCCACGCGCGGCCACACCGACCTGGTCACCCGCAGCCTCGCGCTCGCCGACCAGGTCATCGTGGCCATCGCGCGCAACTCCACCAAGCAGCCGCTCTTCTCGGTGGAGGAGCGGCTCGACATGCTGCGCGCCGTGGTGGGCGAGGAGCCCCGGGTGAGCTTCGCCACCTTCGAGGGGCTGCTGGTGGACTTTGCCCGCGACGCCGGGGCCACGCTCATCATCCGCGGCCTCCGCGCCGTGAGCGACTTCGAGTACGAGTTCCAGATGGCCATGATGAACCGCCACCTGCTGCCCGGCCTCGAGACCGTCTTCCTGGTACCCCCCGAGGACGCCACCTACCTGAGCTCGAGCCTGGTGCGCGAGGTGGCCCGCTACGGGGGGGACGTCTCCACCCTGGTGCACCCGGTGGTCGACGCGGCGCTCCGCCGCCGCTTCAGCCGGTGA
- a CDS encoding phosphate acetyltransferase — protein sequence MTFRADLLRRAAARRPRIVLPEAGDPRVQAAAARLANEGIATPILIGPGAIDPVRDPRYARVAQHLRDRRPDRVHDAVHALDLATDPIRFGASLVALGEADACVAGAVASTAEVLRAALWAIGSAPGVRTVSSSFYMALPDGRVLTFTDCAVVPDPEPEVLAQIALAAARDRPRLVGDQPRVAFLSFSTRGSAESATVTRVRQAAARFRELAPDIPSDGELQADAALVPEVAARKAPGSPVAGAANILVFPGLDSGNIGYKLVQRLAGAAALGPLLQGLARPMSDLSRGASPEDIVEVAAMVALQGQDA from the coding sequence GTGACCTTCCGCGCCGACCTGCTCCGCCGCGCCGCCGCCCGGCGGCCGCGGATCGTCCTCCCTGAAGCCGGCGACCCCCGGGTCCAGGCGGCCGCCGCGCGGCTCGCGAACGAGGGCATCGCCACCCCGATCCTGATCGGCCCGGGGGCCATCGACCCGGTGCGCGACCCCCGCTACGCCCGGGTGGCCCAGCACCTCCGCGACCGCCGTCCCGACCGGGTGCACGACGCCGTGCACGCCCTCGACCTGGCCACCGACCCGATCCGGTTCGGGGCCTCCCTCGTGGCCCTGGGCGAGGCCGACGCCTGCGTCGCGGGGGCGGTGGCCAGCACCGCCGAGGTGCTGCGGGCCGCCCTGTGGGCGATCGGGTCCGCGCCCGGGGTCCGTACCGTCAGCTCCAGTTTCTACATGGCGCTGCCCGACGGGCGCGTGCTCACCTTCACCGACTGCGCCGTGGTGCCCGATCCCGAGCCCGAGGTCCTGGCCCAGATCGCCCTCGCCGCCGCCCGCGACCGTCCCCGGCTGGTCGGGGACCAGCCCCGGGTGGCGTTCCTGTCGTTCAGCACCCGCGGCAGCGCCGAGAGCGCCACCGTGACCCGGGTGCGCCAGGCCGCCGCCCGGTTTCGCGAGCTGGCCCCGGACATCCCCTCCGACGGCGAGCTCCAGGCCGATGCCGCCCTCGTTCCCGAGGTGGCCGCCCGGAAGGCCCCGGGGTCCCCGGTGGCCGGGGCGGCGAACATCCTGGTGTTCCCGGGGCTCGACAGCGGCAACATTGGGTACAAATTGGTACAGCGGCTGGCCGGGGCGGCCGCCCTGGGGCCCCTCCTGCAGGGTCTGGCCCGTCCCATGAGCGACCTCTCGCGCGGGGCGAGCCCGGAGGATATTGTGGAGGTGGCCGCCATGGTGGCCCTGCAGGGCCAGGACGCCTGA
- a CDS encoding STAS domain-containing protein, whose product MGFSASKDPGGVYLIRVEGQLIVGNRQELKTAIQEALDHGERRFVIDFSRTGYIDSSGLGALVSISKKVREQGGELRLAGLNEDLRSLFELTKLDTLFAISDTAERAVGSFAG is encoded by the coding sequence ATGGGATTCTCGGCAAGCAAGGACCCGGGTGGGGTGTACCTGATCCGGGTCGAGGGGCAGCTGATCGTCGGCAACCGGCAGGAGCTCAAGACCGCGATCCAGGAGGCCCTGGACCACGGCGAGCGCCGCTTCGTGATCGATTTCTCCCGTACCGGCTACATCGACTCCTCCGGGCTGGGTGCCCTGGTGTCGATCTCCAAGAAGGTGCGCGAACAGGGCGGGGAACTCCGGCTGGCCGGGCTCAACGAGGACCTCCGGTCTCTGTTCGAGCTCACCAAGCTCGACACCCTTTTTGCCATCAGCGACACCGCCGAGCGGGCGGTCGGGAGCTTCGCCGGGTGA
- a CDS encoding ATP-binding protein produces the protein MTAPLPASLRLCLRRRRVPAPSGATIQVSLTVPSDVACIEEVVDLLVRHCCGDSWLCRKRRFNLRVAIAEALANAIVAGNQEDRSKTVQVEAELGAELVRVEITDQGPGFNPSSVSAPLLPEELEQASGRGLFLIRNLVDDVRFNAQGNSICMTLRRH, from the coding sequence GTGACGGCGCCGTTGCCGGCGTCGCTCCGGCTCTGCCTCCGCCGCCGCCGGGTCCCCGCTCCGTCGGGGGCCACGATCCAGGTCTCGCTCACCGTGCCGAGCGACGTGGCCTGCATCGAGGAGGTGGTGGACCTGCTGGTGCGGCACTGTTGCGGCGACAGCTGGCTCTGCCGTAAGCGGCGCTTCAATCTCCGCGTGGCCATCGCCGAGGCGCTGGCCAACGCCATCGTCGCCGGCAACCAGGAAGACCGCTCCAAGACCGTCCAGGTCGAGGCCGAGCTCGGGGCCGAGCTGGTCCGGGTGGAGATCACCGACCAGGGACCCGGCTTCAATCCGTCCAGCGTATCCGCCCCCCTGCTGCCGGAGGAGCTGGAGCAGGCCAGCGGGCGCGGGCTCTTCCTGATCCGCAACCTCGTCGACGACGTCCGGTTCAACGCGCAGGGGAATTCCATCTGCATGACACTGCGCCGCCACTAA
- a CDS encoding SpoIIE family protein phosphatase codes for MRLWRFDGRALRRFGPGPDPGFSPPMPATAGLVPTPTGSVWLAPVPDSREFWVELADLPEARARELAPQLVGIVGAFLTAERETGGVVEELTGVYKEIDLLYAISEILGHTVKLEEAAPTIVHEVAEVVGARRASIMVHDEEASLLRNVAAQGFSADGLEPVGVEDRDSVAARVFREKRIIVFDPSDPLAQNPGSHDPRNYKGQAFLSIPICYGAGGRCVGVINLTDRLLGDSFTPSDAKLVSAVANQIGAAIENARLVQRDLRRQRLQRELELAHDLQLKLLPSPGVLQNDALVAAICRPVDNVGGDFYTFTRLGNGRVGVMLGDVSSHGFSAALVMALVMAAAGIHAHAGSTPDEVLVSMLESIGEELASTEMYLSVFYGVLDPANRRLVYASAGHQHAFRLAASGAPERLPTTAPPLGLAEPGSIRRHQVPWVPGSDLLCLYTDGLVDQRGGEGFSEERLLAELANRRTANPDTIVKAIFQEADKATPHPADDRTLLVLRM; via the coding sequence GTGCGGCTGTGGCGATTCGACGGCCGGGCCCTGCGGCGGTTCGGTCCCGGACCCGACCCCGGCTTCTCCCCCCCGATGCCCGCCACCGCGGGCCTGGTGCCGACCCCCACCGGCAGCGTCTGGCTGGCCCCCGTCCCCGACAGCCGCGAGTTCTGGGTGGAGCTCGCCGACCTCCCCGAGGCCCGGGCGCGCGAACTCGCGCCCCAGCTGGTGGGGATCGTCGGCGCGTTCCTCACCGCGGAGCGCGAGACCGGCGGCGTGGTGGAGGAGCTCACCGGCGTTTACAAGGAGATTGACCTCCTCTACGCCATCAGCGAGATCCTGGGCCATACGGTCAAGCTCGAGGAGGCCGCACCGACAATCGTCCACGAGGTGGCCGAAGTCGTGGGCGCGCGGCGGGCCTCGATCATGGTCCACGACGAGGAGGCGAGCCTGCTCCGGAACGTGGCCGCCCAGGGCTTCTCCGCCGACGGCCTCGAGCCGGTGGGCGTCGAGGACCGCGACTCCGTGGCGGCGCGGGTGTTCCGGGAGAAGCGCATCATCGTCTTCGATCCCTCCGATCCGCTGGCCCAGAACCCCGGCTCCCACGACCCGCGCAACTACAAGGGGCAGGCCTTCCTCAGCATCCCCATCTGCTATGGGGCGGGGGGGCGTTGCGTCGGGGTGATCAACCTGACCGACCGCCTGCTGGGCGACAGCTTCACCCCCTCGGATGCCAAGCTGGTCTCCGCCGTGGCCAACCAGATCGGCGCCGCCATCGAGAACGCCCGCCTGGTCCAGCGCGACCTGCGCCGCCAGCGGCTGCAGCGGGAACTCGAGCTGGCCCACGACCTCCAGCTCAAGCTGCTGCCCTCGCCCGGCGTGCTGCAGAACGATGCCCTGGTGGCCGCCATCTGCCGCCCGGTCGACAACGTCGGGGGTGACTTCTACACCTTCACCCGCCTCGGCAACGGCCGGGTGGGCGTGATGCTGGGTGACGTCTCATCACACGGCTTCTCCGCGGCGCTGGTCATGGCGCTGGTGATGGCCGCCGCGGGCATCCACGCCCACGCCGGCTCCACTCCGGACGAGGTGCTGGTGTCGATGCTCGAGAGCATCGGCGAGGAGCTGGCCTCCACCGAGATGTACCTGTCGGTGTTCTACGGCGTGCTCGATCCCGCCAACCGGCGGCTGGTCTACGCCAGCGCGGGGCACCAGCACGCCTTCCGGCTGGCCGCCTCCGGCGCCCCCGAGCGCCTGCCCACCACCGCGCCGCCGCTCGGGCTGGCCGAGCCCGGCAGCATCCGCCGCCACCAGGTACCCTGGGTCCCGGGCAGCGACCTCCTGTGCCTCTATACCGACGGCCTGGTGGACCAGCGGGGCGGGGAAGGCTTCAGCGAGGAGCGCCTCCTGGCCGAGCTCGCCAACCGCCGCACGGCCAATCCCGATACCATCGTCAAGGCCATCTTCCAGGAGGCCGACAAGGCCACGCCACACCCCGCCGACGACCGCACCCTGCTCGTGCTGCGGATGTAG
- the rsmA gene encoding ribosomal RNA small subunit methyltransferase A has translation MPPAKKRFGQHFLHDPRILGRIADAVGIEPGDTVLEIGPGPGGLTAELARRAGRLVVIEKDRDLIPALRARFPGITIIEADALEEDWHALAGPGPVRITGNIPYNITTPLLEQALTPPRPRVVVFLVQKEVADRVAAAPGGGDYGALSVGLQAVAHVERLFTVPAGAFRPPPKVDSALLRLTPLAEPLIPPADTAAFRRFVVGLFGFRRKQLVRGLRELTGGTGEDATTWLAYAGIPPATRPQELDPSTFARLFACVGPAWPPRRTAALPPPGPHRLDL, from the coding sequence ATGCCACCCGCCAAGAAGCGCTTCGGCCAGCATTTCCTGCACGACCCACGGATCCTGGGCCGGATCGCCGACGCGGTCGGCATCGAGCCGGGCGACACCGTGCTCGAGATCGGGCCGGGGCCCGGGGGGCTCACCGCGGAGCTGGCGCGGCGCGCCGGGCGCCTGGTGGTCATCGAGAAGGACCGGGACCTGATCCCGGCCCTGCGCGCGCGGTTCCCGGGCATCACGATCATCGAGGCGGACGCGCTCGAGGAGGACTGGCACGCGCTCGCGGGCCCCGGCCCGGTGCGCATCACCGGGAACATCCCCTACAACATCACCACCCCGCTGCTGGAGCAGGCGCTCACGCCGCCGCGGCCCCGGGTGGTGGTGTTCCTGGTGCAGAAGGAGGTGGCCGATCGGGTGGCCGCCGCGCCCGGCGGGGGCGACTATGGCGCCCTGAGCGTCGGTCTGCAGGCCGTGGCGCACGTGGAGCGACTCTTCACCGTGCCCGCCGGCGCGTTCCGGCCGCCCCCCAAGGTCGACTCGGCCCTCCTGCGGCTCACCCCCCTGGCCGAGCCGCTGATCCCCCCCGCGGACACCGCGGCGTTCCGGCGCTTCGTGGTGGGGCTGTTCGGCTTCCGCCGAAAGCAGCTGGTGCGCGGCCTCCGGGAGCTGACGGGCGGCACGGGGGAGGACGCCACCACCTGGCTGGCGTATGCCGGCATTCCACCCGCCACGCGGCCGCAGGAACTCGATCCCTCCACGTTCGCGAGGCTGTTCGCGTGCGTGGGACCTGCCTGGCCGCCTCGCCGAACCGCCGCCCTACCGCCCCCCGGCCCCCACCGGCTAGATTTGTGA
- a CDS encoding redox-sensing transcriptional repressor Rex, protein MRKIAESTVRRLSLYLRFLEEFEEQGTETVSSEALAARGGTTSAQVRKDLSFFGSFGKRGLGYSVGELVQKLREILGLGRTYRVAMIGAGKIGSALVQYRGFLQRGFEIVAIFDTDLSKVGKAWNGLTVRDIRELEAEFRRQPVDIAVIVTPAEAAQAVADRCVSVGVKAVLNFAPVQLSVPDDVVVKTVNLALELETLSYALTNR, encoded by the coding sequence ATGCGCAAGATCGCCGAATCCACCGTCCGGCGGCTCTCGCTTTACCTGCGCTTCCTCGAGGAGTTCGAGGAGCAGGGGACCGAGACCGTGAGCTCCGAGGCCCTCGCGGCCCGGGGCGGGACGACGTCTGCCCAGGTGCGGAAGGACCTGTCCTTCTTCGGGTCCTTCGGCAAGCGGGGGCTCGGGTATTCGGTGGGCGAACTGGTGCAGAAGCTCCGCGAGATCCTCGGGCTGGGGCGCACCTATCGGGTGGCGATGATCGGGGCGGGGAAGATCGGCAGCGCCCTGGTCCAGTATCGCGGCTTCCTGCAGCGGGGCTTCGAGATCGTGGCCATCTTCGACACCGACCTGTCCAAGGTGGGGAAGGCATGGAATGGCCTGACCGTGCGCGACATCCGTGAGCTCGAGGCCGAGTTCCGTCGCCAGCCGGTGGACATCGCCGTGATCGTGACCCCCGCCGAGGCCGCCCAGGCGGTGGCCGACCGGTGCGTGAGCGTCGGCGTGAAGGCGGTGCTCAACTTCGCCCCGGTGCAGCTCAGCGTCCCCGACGACGTGGTGGTCAAGACGGTGAACCTGGCCCTGGAGCTCGAGACGCTGAGCTACGCCCTGACCAATCGATAG
- a CDS encoding MBL fold metallo-hydrolase, translated as MPLCHTFQLGALRCHLLDAGDVRLDGGAMFGVVARPLWTRNITPDERNRIPLTMRCLLVEHPDGLVLVDTGLGNKEEQKFLDIYAVENRGDPGPTRLEDALRAAGHRAEEVRWVINTHLHFDHAGGNTTLDAPRSADAAPAPRLAFPNATYVVQRHELEFARHTNERTRASYLPPNYEPVAAAGRWRLLEGDGEILPGISARMTPGHIPWHQSLVLRSGGETAVFLGDVIPTHHHLPLAWIMGYDLEPLRTLESKRALFAEAVPAGWWFIFEHDAHVAMGRAVQEGKGVGLAEVVRA; from the coding sequence ATGCCGCTCTGCCACACCTTCCAGCTCGGCGCCCTGCGCTGCCATCTCCTCGACGCCGGGGACGTCCGGCTCGATGGCGGGGCGATGTTCGGCGTGGTGGCGCGGCCCCTGTGGACCCGCAACATCACCCCGGATGAGCGGAACCGGATCCCGCTCACCATGCGCTGCCTGCTGGTGGAGCATCCCGACGGCCTGGTGCTGGTCGACACCGGCCTGGGGAACAAGGAGGAGCAGAAGTTCCTCGACATCTACGCGGTGGAGAATCGCGGGGACCCCGGACCCACCCGCCTGGAGGACGCGCTCCGCGCCGCGGGGCATCGGGCGGAGGAGGTCCGGTGGGTCATCAACACCCACCTGCACTTCGACCACGCCGGGGGCAATACCACCCTCGACGCGCCCCGGTCGGCGGACGCCGCGCCGGCCCCCCGCCTGGCCTTCCCGAACGCCACGTACGTCGTGCAGCGCCACGAGCTCGAGTTCGCCCGGCACACCAACGAGCGCACCCGGGCCAGCTACCTGCCGCCCAACTACGAGCCGGTCGCGGCCGCGGGGCGGTGGCGGCTGCTCGAGGGCGATGGCGAGATCCTCCCCGGGATCTCGGCCCGGATGACCCCGGGGCACATCCCCTGGCACCAGAGCCTGGTGCTGCGGAGCGGCGGGGAGACCGCGGTCTTCCTCGGCGACGTGATCCCCACCCATCACCACCTCCCCCTGGCCTGGATCATGGGCTACGACCTGGAGCCGCTGCGGACCCTGGAGTCCAAGCGGGCCCTGTTCGCGGAGGCGGTGCCGGCGGGCTGGTGGTTCATTTTCGAGCATGATGCCCACGTGGCGATGGGCCGGGCGGTGCAGGAGGGGAAGGGCGTGGGGCTGGCGGAGGTGGTCCGGGCCTAG
- a CDS encoding translation initiation factor IF-3 yields MSTNERERRVRINRQIRISPLRVIGPGGEQLGVLPVEEALAAAVERGLDLVEVAPMARPPVVKIMDYGKYKFEEAKAARAAKKKQHVIHLKEIKVRPGIEEHDFEFKSRHAREFLLEGNKVKVTMMYRGRQLAHVELGKAVLDRFFGTLSDIGKVEQDAKLEGRNMVMVLAPK; encoded by the coding sequence CTGTCCACCAACGAGCGTGAGCGCCGGGTCCGCATCAATCGGCAGATCCGGATCAGTCCTCTCCGGGTGATCGGTCCCGGAGGCGAGCAGCTGGGTGTGCTGCCGGTCGAGGAGGCGCTGGCCGCCGCGGTGGAGCGCGGCCTCGACCTGGTGGAAGTGGCGCCGATGGCGCGACCGCCCGTGGTCAAGATCATGGACTACGGCAAGTACAAGTTCGAGGAAGCGAAGGCCGCCCGCGCGGCCAAGAAGAAGCAGCACGTGATCCACCTGAAGGAAATCAAGGTCCGTCCCGGCATCGAGGAGCACGACTTCGAGTTCAAGAGCCGGCACGCCCGCGAGTTCCTGCTGGAAGGCAACAAGGTGAAGGTCACCATGATGTACCGCGGCCGGCAGCTGGCGCACGTCGAGCTCGGCAAGGCCGTCCTCGACCGCTTCTTCGGCACGCTGTCGGATATCGGCAAGGTGGAGCAGGACGCCAAGCTCGAGGGCCGCAACATGGTGATGGTGCTGGCCCCCAAGTGA
- the rpmI gene encoding 50S ribosomal protein L35, producing the protein MPKQKTKRAAMKRFTRTGTGKLKRWHANHSHILTKKTRKRKNRLKKGALVASADFPRVNRLLQA; encoded by the coding sequence ATGCCCAAGCAGAAGACCAAGCGCGCCGCGATGAAGCGCTTCACCCGGACCGGCACCGGGAAGCTCAAGCGCTGGCACGCCAACCACAGCCACATCCTCACCAAGAAGACCCGCAAGCGGAAGAACCGGCTCAAGAAGGGCGCCCTGGTGGCGTCGGCCGACTTCCCGCGCGTCAACCGCCTCCTGCAGGCGTAA
- the rplT gene encoding 50S ribosomal protein L20, producing MPRVKSNVAHHARKKKIMRAAKGARGARSKLYRPAKETVERAMQYAYRDRRKKKGEFRTLWITRINAACRMHGFSYSGFMAALKKAGVEINRKVLADLAVRDMDAFAKIAEVAKAAV from the coding sequence ATGCCTCGCGTCAAGAGCAACGTCGCTCACCACGCCCGCAAGAAGAAGATCATGCGCGCCGCCAAGGGCGCGCGCGGTGCCCGCAGCAAGCTCTACCGTCCCGCCAAGGAGACGGTCGAGCGGGCCATGCAGTACGCCTACCGCGACCGGCGCAAGAAGAAGGGCGAGTTCCGCACGCTCTGGATCACCCGCATCAACGCGGCGTGCCGGATGCACGGCTTCAGCTACAGCGGCTTCATGGCGGCGCTCAAGAAGGCCGGCGTGGAGATCAACCGGAAGGTCCTCGCCGATCTCGCCGTCCGGGACATGGACGCCTTCGCCAAGATCGCCGAGGTCGCGAAGGCCGCGGTCTGA